A stretch of Aphanothece sacrum FPU1 DNA encodes these proteins:
- the larC gene encoding nickel pincer cofactor biosynthesis protein LarC — protein sequence MKKIAYLECPTGIAGDMCLGALVDSGVPLEYLIEQLQGLGIADEYRLWAEKVHRQGQLATKVHVELVTSTPHTHESPHHHHSHHPPARHLPEIELMIEQAKLPPRATQWSLEVFRQLAIAEGAVHGVAPSKVHFHEVGATDAIVDIVGTCLGLDWLDIEGLYCSGMPTGGGTVWAAHGRLPVPVPAVMKLWESRQVPIYSNGIDKELVTPTGAAIAISLALSFGESPQMKLEKVGLGAGSQELSIPNILRLWIGESMEEKKTLM from the coding sequence ATGAAAAAAATAGCCTATTTAGAGTGTCCGACGGGTATTGCTGGAGATATGTGTTTAGGGGCCTTGGTTGATAGCGGTGTTCCTTTAGAATACTTAATTGAGCAACTTCAGGGGTTAGGAATAGCTGATGAATACCGTCTTTGGGCTGAAAAGGTTCACCGTCAGGGACAATTAGCTACTAAGGTTCATGTAGAATTAGTTACCTCGACTCCCCATACACACGAGTCTCCCCATCACCATCATAGCCATCATCCGCCCGCTCGTCATTTACCTGAGATAGAATTGATGATTGAACAAGCAAAACTCCCCCCCAGGGCGACTCAATGGAGTCTAGAGGTGTTTCGTCAATTAGCCATAGCAGAAGGGGCTGTTCATGGGGTTGCACCGTCCAAGGTACATTTTCATGAGGTGGGGGCTACAGATGCCATTGTAGACATTGTGGGGACTTGTTTGGGCTTAGATTGGTTGGATATTGAGGGGTTATACTGTTCTGGGATGCCTACGGGTGGAGGGACGGTTTGGGCGGCCCATGGGCGTTTACCTGTACCTGTTCCGGCAGTGATGAAGTTATGGGAGTCCCGTCAAGTACCTATTTATAGTAATGGTATTGACAAAGAATTAGTGACACCGACTGGGGCCGCGATCGCTATTAGTCTAGCATTAAGTTTTGGTGAATCTCCTCAAATGAAGTTAGAAAAAGTGGGTTTAGGGGCCGGTTCACAAGAGTTATCTATTCCTAATATTTTACGTCTTTGGATTGGGGAAAGTATGGAGGAAAAAAAAACACTAATGTAG
- a CDS encoding L-threonylcarbamoyladenylate synthase, with protein MATLYTLHPYNPQPRRIEEICQSLRQGAIMLYPTDTVYAIGCDLNSKSAVQRVRQIKQLSNDKPLTFLCSSLSNISEYASVSDSAYRIMKRLIPGPYTFVLPTTKLVPKLVMSPKRKTTGIRVPDHPICQTLLQGLGNPIISTSAHLADETGGFPTIGLDKFLLFDELDKQVDLIIDNELEPGFDVSTIVDMTGDTPMVIRKGLGWEELQNWVTVTV; from the coding sequence ATGGCTACTCTATATACACTTCATCCTTATAATCCTCAACCTCGTCGTATTGAAGAAATTTGTCAATCCCTAAGACAAGGGGCGATTATGCTTTATCCTACTGATACAGTTTATGCGATCGGTTGCGATCTTAATAGCAAATCTGCCGTACAACGAGTCAGACAAATCAAGCAATTATCTAATGATAAACCCTTGACGTTCCTGTGTTCTTCTCTCTCAAATATTTCTGAATATGCTTCCGTTAGTGATAGCGCTTATCGTATTATGAAAAGGTTAATTCCTGGCCCCTATACCTTTGTTCTTCCTACTACCAAATTAGTGCCTAAATTGGTCATGAGTCCTAAACGGAAAACCACAGGTATTCGTGTTCCTGATCATCCCATTTGTCAGACCTTATTGCAAGGCTTAGGTAATCCTATTATTTCTACTTCTGCCCATTTAGCAGACGAAACAGGAGGTTTTCCAACTATTGGGTTAGATAAATTTCTCTTATTTGACGAATTGGATAAACAGGTAGATTTAATTATTGATAATGAATTAGAACCTGGGTTTGATGTCTCTACCATTGTAGATATGACCGGTGATACTCCTATGGTGATTCGTAAGGGGTTAGGATGGGAAGAATTACAAAATTGGGTAACTGTTACCGTTTAA
- the rfbC gene encoding dTDP-4-dehydrorhamnose 3,5-epimerase, giving the protein MKVTPTAIPDVLIIEPRVFGDDRGFFYESYNHQQFIDATGVTINFVQDNHSRSLKNVLRGLHYQIQQPQGKLVRVVVGEVFDVAVDIRQSSPTFGQWVGCLLSAENKRQFWVPQGFAHGFLVVSDVAEFLYKTTDYYAPQYERSIAWNEPEIGIEWPLNEDPILSGKDQVAVSLKEAELFP; this is encoded by the coding sequence ATGAAAGTGACTCCTACTGCTATTCCTGATGTTTTGATTATTGAACCCCGTGTTTTTGGCGATGATCGAGGCTTTTTTTACGAAAGTTATAATCATCAACAGTTTATCGATGCTACAGGAGTTACTATCAATTTTGTGCAAGATAATCACTCCCGTTCCTTAAAAAATGTGTTGCGAGGATTACATTATCAAATTCAGCAACCTCAAGGAAAATTAGTCAGAGTTGTGGTGGGAGAAGTGTTTGATGTTGCAGTAGATATTCGTCAAAGTTCCCCGACTTTTGGCCAATGGGTAGGATGTCTTTTGAGTGCGGAAAATAAGCGGCAATTTTGGGTTCCTCAAGGATTTGCTCACGGTTTTTTAGTAGTTTCAGATGTGGCAGAATTTTTGTATAAAACTACTGATTATTATGCCCCTCAGTATGAGAGAAGTATTGCTTGGAATGAGCCTGAAATTGGTATTGAATGGCCCTTAAACGAAGATCCTATCCTATCGGGTAAAGATCAAGTTGCTGTTTCTTTAAAAGAAGCAGAATTATTCCCATAG
- a CDS encoding response regulator transcription factor, whose amino-acid sequence MNILIVEDQNEIAKLIRDTLERESFSCQIASDGMAALELFQQQQPDLIILDLMLPKLDGLEVCTRIRQKQTVKDPYILMLTAKGEEIDRVIGLSTGADDYLVKPFSPIELVARVRALLRRSLRHEIKLNNIYQSSHFTVDLDRHIATYKLDNQEETLELTTLEFSLLSTFMSYTGRVWSRSQLIEKLWGDDFFGDERVVDTHVRRLRKKIEPDPANPSFIKTVVGVGYKFEDH is encoded by the coding sequence ATGAATATTTTAATTGTTGAAGATCAGAACGAAATCGCTAAATTGATTCGAGATACCTTAGAAAGAGAGTCATTTTCTTGTCAAATCGCGTCCGATGGGATGGCCGCATTAGAACTATTTCAACAACAACAACCGGATTTAATTATCCTTGATTTAATGTTGCCAAAATTAGATGGACTAGAAGTTTGTACCCGAATTCGTCAAAAACAAACAGTAAAAGACCCTTATATCCTTATGTTAACCGCAAAAGGAGAAGAAATAGATCGGGTAATTGGATTGTCAACAGGGGCCGATGATTATTTAGTTAAACCTTTTAGTCCTATCGAATTAGTTGCTAGAGTTAGGGCCTTATTACGACGGAGTTTACGTCATGAAATAAAACTTAATAATATTTATCAAAGTTCTCATTTTACAGTTGATTTAGATCGTCATATTGCTACTTATAAATTAGATAATCAAGAAGAAACCTTAGAATTAACTACACTAGAATTTAGTTTATTATCTACTTTTATGAGTTATACAGGAAGGGTATGGAGTCGCAGTCAACTCATAGAAAAATTGTGGGGAGATGACTTTTTTGGAGATGAAAGAGTCGTAGATACTCATGTTAGAAGATTACGCAAAAAAATAGAACCTGACCCCGCTAACCCTTCCTTTATTAAGACTGTCGTTGGAGTGGGATATAAATTTGAAGACCATTAA
- a CDS encoding DUF2949 domain-containing protein produces the protein MLEKLISFLQDELDVPKEQINLALRHTQAIPNQLPMQLWQYGLINMGQLEKIFDWLES, from the coding sequence ATGTTAGAAAAATTAATTAGTTTTTTACAAGATGAATTAGACGTTCCTAAAGAACAAATTAACCTTGCGTTGCGTCATACCCAAGCAATTCCTAACCAATTACCCATGCAATTATGGCAATATGGGTTAATTAACATGGGTCAATTAGAAAAGATTTTTGATTGGTTAGAATCATAA
- a CDS encoding DUF2499 domain-containing protein — translation MNALSIPTWIVHVSSVIEWVAAIWLVWTYAEVSGNRYWQWLSWGMLPALLSATCACTWHFFDNADSLTWLVTLQAAMTVVGNFTLFGAAWWIYKQSQLNI, via the coding sequence ATGAATGCTTTATCAATTCCAACTTGGATAGTTCATGTTTCTAGTGTTATTGAATGGGTTGCTGCTATTTGGTTAGTGTGGACTTATGCCGAAGTTAGTGGTAATCGTTATTGGCAATGGTTATCATGGGGAATGTTACCCGCTTTATTAAGTGCCACCTGTGCTTGTACTTGGCACTTTTTTGATAATGCTGACTCCTTAACTTGGTTAGTTACCTTACAAGCTGCCATGACAGTTGTGGGAAATTTTACCCTTTTTGGTGCAGCTTGGTGGATTTATAAACAGTCCCAATTAAACATTTAA
- a CDS encoding DUF3593 domain-containing protein has protein sequence MIISKDTLFGVSLFPYLGFLWFMTRCHQTPRLALIGFYVLLIFVAVTIPAGIYAKVHYHEALANIDWLHGSAESFLSISNILVVLGFRQAIINQQKEKT, from the coding sequence ATGATAATTTCTAAAGATACTTTATTTGGGGTTTCTCTATTTCCTTATTTAGGATTTTTATGGTTTATGACCCGTTGTCACCAAACCCCTAGATTAGCGTTAATTGGCTTTTATGTATTATTAATCTTTGTGGCGGTAACTATTCCAGCCGGAATTTATGCTAAAGTTCACTATCACGAAGCATTGGCTAATATTGATTGGTTACATGGCAGTGCCGAATCTTTTTTAAGTATATCTAATATTTTAGTTGTCTTGGGATTTCGTCAAGCTATTATTAATCAACAAAAAGAGAAAACCTAG
- a CDS encoding DUF4160 domain-containing protein, with translation MPEISRFLGIIITMYYNDHPPPHFHVRYNQQKAIIDIENFSIIEGKLTPRVLGLVIEWAGIHQTELRENWQRARQQQPLEQIQPLE, from the coding sequence ATGCCAGAAATAAGCCGTTTTTTAGGAATTATTATCACAATGTATTACAATGACCATCCGCCTCCTCATTTCCATGTCCGTTATAACCAACAAAAAGCGATTATTGACATAGAAAACTTTTCTATTATTGAAGGAAAATTAACGCCTAGAGTCCTTGGTTTAGTCATCGAATGGGCTGGCATTCATCAAACTGAATTACGGGAAAACTGGCAACGAGCGAGACAACAACAACCCTTAGAACAGATTCAACCTTTAGAGTAA
- a CDS encoding DUF2442 domain-containing protein, translating into MLKDIIEVQPRENYQLYIKFEDEKEGIVDITKLVQFTGIFERLKELNYFQSVKLNPEWGTIYWENGADLDPDVLYSIVTGETIYQDKSRAI; encoded by the coding sequence ATGTTAAAAGATATTATTGAAGTTCAACCTAGAGAAAATTATCAACTTTATATTAAATTTGAAGATGAAAAAGAGGGAATTGTTGACATTACCAAATTAGTCCAATTTACAGGAATCTTTGAACGATTAAAAGAATTAAACTATTTTCAATCCGTCAAACTTAACCCAGAATGGGGAACAATTTATTGGGAAAATGGCGCAGATTTAGATCCGGATGTCTTGTATTCAATAGTAACGGGTGAAACAATTTATCAAGATAAATCAAGAGCAATATGA